The following coding sequences are from one Arthrobacter sp. PvP023 window:
- a CDS encoding SDR family oxidoreductase → MTAIAGDVALVTGASRGIGAAIALRAARAGYAVLVNYSADAAGAASVVQEIRDNGGTAMAHQADVSDPEAVGSMFDQAAALGAVTAVINNAGITGNLIGNLSDVPPATVRRVMDVNVSGLIYVCQEAVRRLSTGTGGPGGSIVNISSTATKAGSPGTWAHYAASKGAVDVLTVGLASEVAAQGIRVNCVAPGSTNTGLHAAAGMPDRVERLNPTIPMGRGAEPDEVAAAVVWLLSRDAGYITGAVLPVAGGR, encoded by the coding sequence ATGACTGCCATCGCCGGGGACGTTGCCCTGGTCACCGGCGCCAGCCGTGGAATCGGCGCCGCCATCGCCCTCCGCGCGGCACGGGCCGGTTACGCCGTGCTGGTCAACTACTCCGCGGATGCCGCCGGAGCTGCGTCCGTGGTGCAGGAAATACGGGACAACGGCGGCACAGCGATGGCGCATCAGGCAGACGTCAGCGATCCGGAAGCCGTGGGATCAATGTTCGACCAGGCGGCTGCATTGGGCGCTGTCACGGCCGTCATCAACAATGCCGGGATTACGGGCAACCTGATCGGCAACCTCTCGGACGTTCCTCCGGCAACCGTCCGACGTGTCATGGACGTCAACGTGTCCGGGCTGATCTATGTCTGCCAGGAAGCAGTGCGGAGGCTCAGCACCGGCACCGGCGGACCCGGCGGATCCATCGTCAACATTTCTTCCACCGCGACGAAGGCCGGATCACCGGGCACCTGGGCACATTACGCAGCGTCGAAGGGAGCTGTTGACGTCCTCACTGTAGGCCTTGCCTCGGAAGTCGCTGCGCAGGGAATCCGCGTCAACTGCGTCGCCCCCGGGAGCACCAACACTGGCCTGCACGCAGCAGCGGGGATGCCGGACCGGGTGGAACGCCTGAATCCGACCATCCCCATGGGCCGGGGCGCAGAACCTGACGAGGTCGCGGCTGCGGTGGTGTGGCTGCTGTCCCGCGACGCCGGCTACATCACCGGAGCTGTACTCCCCGTGGCCGGAGGCCGCTGA
- the ppgK gene encoding polyphosphate--glucose phosphotransferase, whose protein sequence is MAKKDDKSTKNAPLIGIDIGGTGIKGGIVDLKKGKLVGDRFRVPTPQPATPESVAETVAAVVAELDARPDAPSPDSPIGVTFPGIIQHGVVHSAANVDKSWLNTDIDTLLTKRLGRPVEVINDADAAGLAEARYGAGAGVSGTVLVITLGTGIGSAFIFNGKLVPNAELGHLEIDGFDAESKASAVARERDGLSWTEYSVLLQRYFSHVEFLFSPELFIVGGGISKRADEYLPHMKLRTKIVPAELKNDAGIVGAAIEVALTHKLAK, encoded by the coding sequence TTGGCCAAGAAGGACGACAAGTCAACCAAGAACGCCCCGCTGATCGGAATCGACATCGGCGGAACCGGAATCAAGGGCGGCATCGTCGACCTCAAAAAGGGCAAACTCGTGGGCGACCGCTTCCGCGTTCCGACGCCGCAGCCCGCGACGCCGGAGTCGGTTGCCGAAACGGTCGCAGCGGTGGTCGCCGAGCTCGACGCGCGCCCGGACGCGCCGTCCCCCGACTCGCCGATCGGTGTGACCTTCCCCGGCATCATCCAGCACGGTGTGGTTCATTCCGCAGCCAACGTCGACAAGTCCTGGCTCAACACGGATATTGACACGCTGCTGACCAAGCGACTGGGCCGCCCCGTGGAGGTCATCAACGACGCCGACGCCGCGGGCCTCGCCGAAGCGCGCTACGGAGCCGGAGCGGGTGTCTCCGGGACAGTCCTCGTGATCACGCTCGGGACGGGCATCGGCTCAGCCTTCATCTTCAACGGCAAGCTGGTCCCGAACGCCGAACTCGGACACCTCGAGATCGACGGCTTTGACGCCGAGAGCAAGGCTTCCGCCGTTGCCCGTGAACGCGACGGCCTGAGCTGGACCGAGTACAGTGTCCTGCTCCAGCGATACTTCTCCCATGTTGAATTCCTGTTCTCCCCCGAACTGTTCATCGTCGGCGGCGGCATCTCCAAGCGGGCCGACGAGTACCTGCCGCACATGAAGCTGCGCACGAAGATCGTCCCGGCCGAGCTCAAGAACGACGCCGGCATTGTGGGCGCCGCCATCGAAGTCGCCCTCACGCACAAACTGGCCAAGTAG
- the panB gene encoding 3-methyl-2-oxobutanoate hydroxymethyltransferase, translating into MATSNSSDSSMSTEVPAPYGNGPANAAATPSDTAKKPVARIRTHHLQQAKDKGEHFAMLTAYEQYTAEIFDEAGIEVLLVGDSASNNVFGNETSLPVTVDELLPLCRAVARSAKRALVVADLPFGSYEVSAEQAVATGVRFLKEGLAHAVKIEGGKFYADTVRAMVQAGIPVMAHIGFTPQSEHSLGGYRVQGRGDDAQRLIDDAVALADAGAFSVLMEMVPAATAAAVDAAIAVPTVGIGAGNTTTGQVLVWQDMAGLRGGKMAKFVKQYADLRTSLSNAAKAYGDDVRTGQFPGPEHSF; encoded by the coding sequence ATGGCCACAAGCAACAGTTCCGATTCCAGCATGTCCACTGAAGTACCTGCTCCCTACGGCAACGGTCCCGCGAATGCGGCCGCAACGCCGTCGGACACCGCCAAAAAGCCCGTGGCACGAATCCGGACCCACCACCTGCAGCAGGCCAAAGACAAAGGTGAGCACTTTGCCATGCTGACGGCGTACGAACAGTACACGGCTGAGATCTTCGACGAAGCGGGCATCGAGGTGCTTCTCGTGGGCGACTCCGCGTCCAACAACGTCTTCGGTAACGAAACCAGCCTTCCGGTCACCGTGGACGAGCTCCTTCCGCTGTGCCGCGCCGTGGCCCGGTCGGCCAAACGGGCGCTTGTGGTCGCGGACCTTCCGTTCGGAAGCTACGAGGTGTCAGCCGAGCAGGCCGTGGCCACCGGAGTCCGCTTCCTGAAGGAAGGACTCGCCCATGCCGTGAAGATTGAAGGCGGCAAGTTCTACGCTGACACCGTCCGGGCCATGGTCCAGGCCGGCATTCCGGTGATGGCGCACATCGGCTTCACCCCGCAGAGCGAGCACTCCCTGGGCGGTTACCGGGTCCAGGGCCGGGGCGATGACGCGCAGCGGCTGATAGACGACGCGGTCGCACTCGCCGACGCGGGCGCCTTCAGCGTCCTGATGGAAATGGTTCCGGCCGCCACTGCTGCGGCTGTTGATGCCGCCATTGCCGTTCCCACCGTGGGCATCGGCGCAGGTAACACCACCACCGGCCAGGTTCTTGTGTGGCAGGACATGGCGGGCCTTCGCGGCGGCAAGATGGCCAAATTCGTCAAACAATACGCTGACCTGCGCACGTCACTGAGCAATGCGGCCAAGGCCTACGGTGACGACGTCCGGACGGGCCAGTTCCCCGGCCCCGAGCATTCGTTCTAG
- the nrdR gene encoding transcriptional regulator NrdR, with the protein MYCPFCRNPDSRVVDSRMADDGSAIRRRRQCPECGRRFTTVETTSLTVIKRSGVGEPFSRSKVINGVRKACQGRPVTEDDLAMLAQEVEETIRASGAAEIDAHEVGLAILSPLQKLDEVAYLRFASVYQAFESLEDFETAISILRHEAEVEAKAAKGKNSEKSPL; encoded by the coding sequence GTGTATTGCCCGTTTTGCCGTAACCCTGATTCCCGCGTCGTGGACAGCCGGATGGCAGACGACGGTTCCGCCATCCGCCGCCGCCGGCAGTGTCCTGAATGCGGCCGCCGCTTCACCACCGTGGAGACCACCAGCCTCACAGTGATCAAGCGTTCCGGTGTCGGCGAGCCTTTTAGCCGGAGCAAGGTGATCAACGGCGTACGGAAAGCCTGCCAGGGCCGGCCCGTGACCGAAGACGACCTTGCGATGCTGGCGCAGGAAGTCGAGGAAACTATCCGCGCCTCCGGCGCTGCGGAAATCGACGCCCACGAGGTGGGCCTGGCTATCCTCAGCCCGCTCCAGAAACTGGACGAAGTCGCTTATCTTCGGTTCGCGAGCGTGTATCAGGCATTCGAATCCCTGGAAGACTTTGAAACCGCCATTTCCATCCTTCGCCATGAGGCGGAAGTCGAAGCCAAGGCGGCCAAGGGCAAGAACTCCGAGAAGAGCCCACTCTAG
- the map gene encoding type I methionyl aminopeptidase: MPSLASTAPTGTLVPGTVSPQLPVPASIPRPEYVGKPGPEKFTGSEVKSAETIEKIRIASRIAAQAIVEVGKHIEPGVTTDQLDRIGHEFLLDHNAYPSTLGYRGFPKSLCSSLNEVICHGIPDSTVVQDGDILNIDITAFIGGVHGDTNFTFLVGDVDEESRLLVQRTKESLNRAIKAVAPGREINVIGRAIQSYAKRFGYGVVRDFTGHGVGEAFHTGLIIPHYDAAPAYNTVMETGMVFTIEPMLTLGTVEWDMWADDWTVVTRDRKRTAQFEHTLLVTESGAEILTLP, encoded by the coding sequence ATGCCTTCTCTTGCCTCGACTGCACCCACCGGCACCCTGGTCCCCGGAACCGTCAGCCCGCAGCTGCCTGTCCCGGCGTCAATTCCCCGCCCCGAGTATGTGGGCAAGCCCGGTCCGGAGAAGTTCACCGGCTCGGAGGTGAAATCCGCCGAGACCATCGAGAAGATCAGGATCGCCAGCAGGATCGCCGCCCAGGCAATCGTTGAGGTCGGCAAGCACATCGAACCCGGCGTAACAACGGACCAGCTGGACAGGATCGGCCACGAATTCCTGCTGGATCACAATGCGTACCCGTCGACCCTGGGTTACCGGGGCTTCCCGAAATCCCTGTGCTCGTCGCTGAACGAAGTGATCTGCCACGGCATACCGGACAGCACGGTCGTCCAGGACGGCGACATCCTGAACATCGACATCACCGCCTTCATCGGAGGTGTCCACGGCGATACAAATTTCACATTTCTGGTGGGTGACGTCGATGAAGAGTCCAGGCTCCTCGTGCAGCGCACCAAGGAATCCCTGAACCGTGCCATCAAGGCCGTGGCCCCCGGACGTGAAATCAACGTGATCGGCCGCGCCATCCAGTCCTATGCCAAGCGTTTCGGCTATGGCGTTGTCCGGGATTTCACCGGCCACGGTGTCGGCGAGGCTTTCCACACCGGCTTGATCATTCCGCATTATGATGCCGCTCCCGCCTACAACACGGTCATGGAAACGGGCATGGTGTTCACCATTGAACCGATGTTGACCCTCGGTACGGTTGAGTGGGACATGTGGGCGGATGACTGGACCGTGGTGACGCGTGACCGCAAGCGCACTGCCCAATTCGAGCACACCCTGCTCGTCACTGAGTCCGGCGCAGAAATCCTTACGCTGCCCTGA
- a CDS encoding bifunctional [glutamine synthetase] adenylyltransferase/[glutamine synthetase]-adenylyl-L-tyrosine phosphorylase, translated as MSLARRLISAGFSDLEKGERFLAARELEGIDQEALFAGFHLAANPDTALQSLVRLIEKHPDLRKLAAADIDTSEPLYRVLGASEALGEFLIRHPEHLDAFDVVASPEPVAADAGELRSRLLRSVQADPKARRPVAGLSGPEAYVALRTAYRRGVVDLAVKDLCAADPLDFMPAAGAELADLAGAAIEAALAVSRAEASEQFDAAEVADVGLAVIGMGKCGARELNYISDVDVIYVIEADGLDDARANTIGTALATGISRAIMSIGREPGLWEVDANLRPEGKSGPLVRTLASHQSYYARWAESWEFQALLKARTIAGDSDLGARYEAAVLPLIWGSANREGFVESVQAMRRRVTDNIPADEEQRQIKLGRGGLRDVEFTVQLLQLVHGKADESLRHRDTTSAIAALSAGGYIGRTDAAEFDHAYRYLRLLEHRIQLFQLRRTHLMPVREDALRALAKAVLGPFARERPHPDALLAAWQKTKRSVRELHERIFYRPLLNTAAKLSSEEARLTPEAAQGRLAALGYLDPRGAMRHIEALTAGVSRRAALQRQLLPILLGWLADGVDPDAGLLGFRRVSEALGTTHWYLGMLRDSTAAAERLCHVLSNSRLMADLLEVSPESVAWLGTDKDLAPLEFEAQWLEITSKMSRHEDPESAMRLIRLIRRREILRVAIADSAGLLDQDQVGAALADTDRAAVLGALRVAEGIVAASGPLKTRVLVVAMGRQGGREIGYGSDADVMYVHRGLPGVSEEEAQKQAAQIVGHISNLLTQPLKPAILAERVLMVDADLRPEGKSGAMVRSLDSYAEYYRRWSLVWEAQALLRALPIAGDDDLAADFVQLIDPIRYPAELSEKDVREIRRVKARVEAERLPRGADPARHLKLGRGGLSDVEWLVQLLQLQHAGQHPELRTTSTVPALEAAASLGFLEPDEAELLLKAWRLASRIRSANVIWTGRASDLLPSSRRDLEAVARWCGYQPGNAAALEEDYLRISRQARAVFDRVFYGQ; from the coding sequence GTGAGCCTTGCCCGTCGCCTGATCTCCGCCGGTTTCAGTGACCTGGAAAAGGGGGAGCGGTTCCTGGCTGCCCGGGAACTGGAGGGGATCGACCAGGAGGCACTGTTCGCGGGCTTCCACCTTGCCGCCAACCCCGACACGGCGCTGCAGTCGCTGGTGCGGCTGATCGAAAAGCATCCCGACCTTCGGAAGCTTGCTGCCGCGGACATCGACACGAGCGAGCCGCTCTACCGGGTCCTGGGCGCCTCCGAGGCCCTGGGTGAATTTCTCATCCGCCATCCGGAGCACCTTGACGCCTTCGACGTGGTCGCGAGCCCGGAGCCGGTCGCGGCAGATGCCGGGGAGCTGAGGTCGCGGCTTCTGCGGTCCGTGCAGGCCGACCCGAAAGCGCGCCGCCCGGTGGCCGGCTTGTCCGGTCCCGAGGCTTATGTGGCGCTGCGCACGGCCTACCGCAGGGGCGTGGTGGACCTGGCGGTCAAGGATCTGTGTGCCGCCGATCCGCTGGACTTTATGCCCGCCGCAGGGGCCGAGCTTGCGGACCTCGCCGGTGCGGCCATCGAAGCGGCCCTGGCAGTGTCCCGGGCCGAAGCAAGCGAGCAGTTCGACGCGGCGGAGGTTGCCGACGTCGGGCTTGCCGTCATCGGCATGGGGAAATGCGGTGCCCGCGAACTCAACTACATTTCCGACGTCGACGTCATCTACGTGATCGAGGCTGACGGACTCGACGACGCCCGCGCCAACACCATTGGCACCGCCCTCGCCACCGGGATCTCGAGGGCCATCATGTCCATTGGCCGGGAGCCCGGCCTCTGGGAGGTGGATGCCAACCTGCGGCCCGAGGGCAAGTCCGGGCCACTGGTGCGGACCCTGGCGTCCCATCAGAGCTATTACGCTCGGTGGGCCGAGAGCTGGGAGTTCCAGGCGCTCCTTAAGGCGCGGACCATTGCCGGGGACTCGGATCTGGGCGCACGGTACGAGGCTGCGGTGCTCCCGCTGATCTGGGGTTCGGCAAACAGGGAAGGCTTTGTGGAATCCGTGCAGGCCATGCGCCGGCGGGTCACGGACAACATCCCGGCGGATGAGGAGCAGCGCCAGATCAAACTGGGCCGTGGCGGCCTGCGCGACGTCGAATTCACGGTTCAATTGCTGCAGCTGGTGCACGGCAAGGCCGACGAATCCCTTCGTCACCGGGACACCACCTCGGCCATCGCCGCCCTCTCCGCCGGCGGCTACATCGGACGGACGGACGCCGCCGAATTCGACCACGCCTACCGTTATCTGCGGCTCCTGGAGCACCGGATCCAGCTCTTCCAGCTGCGCCGCACCCACCTGATGCCGGTGCGGGAAGATGCCCTCCGCGCCCTCGCGAAGGCCGTGCTCGGCCCGTTCGCCCGTGAACGCCCGCACCCCGATGCCTTGCTGGCCGCCTGGCAGAAGACCAAGCGCTCCGTCCGGGAACTGCACGAGCGCATTTTTTACCGCCCGCTGCTGAATACCGCCGCCAAGCTGAGCAGCGAAGAAGCCCGGCTGACACCGGAGGCCGCCCAGGGCCGCCTGGCCGCCCTCGGTTACCTGGACCCGCGGGGCGCCATGCGGCATATTGAGGCCCTCACCGCCGGCGTCAGCCGGCGCGCGGCGCTGCAGCGCCAGCTCCTGCCCATCCTGCTCGGGTGGCTCGCCGACGGTGTGGATCCCGACGCCGGGCTGCTGGGTTTCCGCCGCGTCAGCGAGGCGCTGGGAACAACGCACTGGTATCTGGGGATGCTGCGGGACTCGACGGCCGCCGCCGAGCGGCTGTGCCATGTGCTCTCCAACTCCAGGCTGATGGCCGACCTCCTGGAGGTCTCCCCGGAATCGGTCGCCTGGCTGGGGACCGACAAGGACCTGGCCCCGCTGGAATTTGAAGCCCAGTGGCTGGAAATCACGTCGAAAATGTCGCGGCATGAGGATCCGGAAAGCGCCATGCGGCTTATCCGGCTGATCCGGCGCAGGGAGATCCTCAGGGTCGCCATTGCGGACAGCGCCGGCCTGCTGGACCAGGACCAGGTGGGCGCCGCCCTGGCGGACACGGACCGCGCAGCGGTGCTGGGAGCCCTGCGGGTGGCCGAGGGAATCGTGGCCGCGTCGGGTCCCCTCAAGACACGCGTCCTGGTGGTGGCCATGGGGCGGCAGGGCGGCCGTGAAATCGGGTATGGCTCGGACGCGGATGTCATGTACGTCCACCGCGGCCTGCCGGGGGTCTCCGAGGAAGAGGCGCAGAAGCAGGCCGCTCAGATCGTGGGCCATATTTCGAATCTGCTGACCCAGCCGCTCAAGCCCGCCATCCTGGCCGAGCGGGTGCTGATGGTGGATGCCGACCTGCGCCCCGAAGGCAAGAGCGGCGCCATGGTCCGTTCCCTGGACTCGTATGCGGAGTACTACCGCCGGTGGTCGCTGGTCTGGGAAGCCCAGGCACTGCTGCGTGCACTGCCCATCGCAGGTGACGACGACCTTGCCGCGGACTTCGTACAGCTGATCGACCCCATCCGCTATCCGGCGGAACTCTCGGAGAAGGACGTGCGGGAAATCCGCCGTGTCAAAGCCAGGGTCGAAGCAGAACGGCTGCCCCGGGGCGCGGATCCCGCCCGGCACCTCAAGCTGGGCCGAGGAGGCCTGAGCGACGTCGAGTGGCTCGTGCAACTGCTGCAGCTGCAACATGCGGGCCAGCACCCCGAACTGCGGACCACCTCCACTGTGCCGGCGCTGGAAGCGGCGGCCTCCCTGGGATTCCTGGAACCGGACGAGGCCGAACTGCTGCTCAAAGCCTGGCGGCTGGCCAGCCGCATCAGGTCGGCAAACGTGATTTGGACCGGGCGCGCCTCCGACCTGCTGCCCTCCTCCCGCAGGGACCTGGAAGCCGTTGCCCGCTGGTGCGGCTACCAGCCAGGCAACGCTGCGGCGCTCGAAGAGGACTACCTGCGGATCAGCAGGCAGGCCCGTGCGGTTTTTGACCGTGTGTTTTATGGCCAGTAA
- a CDS encoding SPOR domain-containing protein, with protein MTEYWYNVKTHEVEEDAMSDWTQLIGPYKTRAEAEHALEKVKARNESWEKGDED; from the coding sequence ATGACCGAGTACTGGTACAACGTCAAGACCCATGAGGTGGAAGAGGACGCCATGTCCGACTGGACGCAGCTGATCGGGCCTTACAAGACGCGCGCCGAAGCCGAGCATGCGCTGGAGAAGGTCAAGGCACGCAACGAGTCATGGGAAAAGGGCGACGAGGACTAA
- the hisD gene encoding histidinol dehydrogenase, whose translation MTISPDSPVQTTAPAINYRTIDLRGQRLSLAGLRAAVPRARHQTMADAEQKVTDIITAVRSRGFAALSEFAKTFDGVEQAHPRVSGAALRAALEDLDPAVRAALEESISRARKFADSQRPANVDVELGEGAVVSQNWVPVGRVGLYVPGGLAVYPSSVIMNVVPALAAGVASIALASPPQKDFEGLPHPTILAAAALLGIDEVYAIGGAQAIAAFAYGVPADDAEAALDPVDVVTGPGNIFVATAKRLVKGVVGIDSEAGTTEIAILADSSARPSLVAADLISQAEHDPKAASVLITDSEDLAGAVRAELAAQAALTKHSERVREALSGPQSGVVLVDDLEQGIAACDAYAAEHLEIMTADAPAVAARIRNAGAIFVGDYSPVSLGDYCAGSNHVLPTSGTAAFSSGLNVTTFLRAIQVVNYSKPALEKVSGHIVSLAGAEDLPAHGEAVTARFAGTD comes from the coding sequence GTGACCATTTCTCCGGACAGCCCCGTACAGACCACCGCCCCGGCCATCAACTACCGCACCATTGACCTGCGCGGTCAGCGGCTCTCCCTCGCCGGACTCCGGGCGGCTGTCCCACGTGCCCGGCACCAGACCATGGCGGACGCCGAACAGAAGGTCACCGACATCATTACCGCGGTGCGTTCCCGAGGCTTCGCCGCCCTGAGTGAGTTCGCCAAAACGTTCGACGGCGTCGAGCAGGCACACCCGCGGGTGTCGGGCGCAGCGTTGCGCGCAGCGCTGGAGGACCTGGACCCGGCAGTGCGGGCCGCCCTGGAAGAATCGATCAGCCGCGCGCGCAAGTTCGCTGACAGCCAGCGGCCGGCAAATGTAGACGTCGAGCTGGGCGAGGGCGCCGTCGTTAGCCAGAACTGGGTGCCGGTTGGCCGCGTGGGGCTGTATGTGCCCGGCGGACTGGCAGTCTACCCGTCGTCGGTCATCATGAACGTCGTCCCGGCGCTGGCGGCCGGCGTTGCCTCCATCGCACTGGCTTCTCCGCCTCAGAAAGACTTCGAGGGACTCCCGCACCCCACCATCCTGGCTGCGGCGGCTCTGCTGGGCATCGACGAGGTATACGCCATCGGGGGCGCGCAGGCCATTGCGGCCTTTGCGTACGGAGTTCCCGCCGACGACGCGGAGGCAGCCCTTGACCCGGTGGACGTGGTGACCGGGCCCGGCAACATCTTTGTCGCCACAGCCAAACGGCTGGTCAAGGGCGTTGTCGGCATCGATTCCGAGGCCGGCACCACGGAAATCGCCATCCTTGCAGACAGCAGCGCCCGCCCCTCGCTGGTGGCGGCCGACCTCATCAGCCAGGCCGAACACGATCCAAAGGCGGCTTCGGTCCTTATCACCGACTCAGAGGATCTTGCCGGGGCCGTCCGCGCCGAGCTCGCCGCGCAGGCGGCCTTGACCAAGCATTCTGAACGTGTACGGGAAGCCTTGTCCGGACCGCAGTCCGGCGTGGTGCTCGTGGACGACCTCGAGCAGGGAATCGCTGCCTGTGACGCCTACGCCGCTGAGCACCTTGAAATCATGACGGCGGATGCCCCGGCCGTGGCTGCCCGTATCCGCAACGCTGGAGCGATCTTCGTGGGGGACTACAGCCCCGTCAGCCTGGGGGACTATTGTGCAGGATCCAACCACGTGCTGCCGACGAGCGGCACGGCAGCCTTCTCGTCCGGCCTTAATGTCACCACGTTCCTTCGTGCCATCCAGGTGGTCAACTACAGCAAGCCGGCCCTCGAGAAGGTCAGCGGGCACATTGTCAGCCTCGCCGGCGCCGAGGACCTGCCAGCCCACGGAGAGGCCGTGACGGCGCGGTTTGCCGGAACGGATTAA
- a CDS encoding flavin reductase family protein: MFRRHAAGVAIITVNYNGTPYGFTATSVASLSARPPRFTFNMARSSSSWPAIANTTHIGVHMLGLENQELADRFARTKNRFEGDHWELGPHEVPILKDVAGWLIGKIQMRLSFENNAVVVVEVVEGQVGEDGTPLLYHSGAYSQPVPLDYEI, encoded by the coding sequence ATGTTCCGCCGGCATGCGGCCGGCGTGGCAATTATCACGGTGAACTACAACGGCACCCCGTACGGATTCACGGCCACTTCCGTTGCGTCCTTGTCCGCCCGGCCCCCGCGCTTCACCTTCAACATGGCCCGCAGCTCCAGTTCATGGCCGGCCATCGCCAACACGACTCACATCGGTGTCCACATGCTCGGACTCGAAAACCAGGAACTGGCGGACCGGTTCGCCCGGACCAAGAACAGGTTCGAGGGCGACCACTGGGAGCTCGGACCGCACGAAGTGCCCATCCTCAAGGACGTGGCCGGTTGGCTGATCGGCAAGATCCAGATGCGCCTCTCCTTCGAGAACAATGCGGTTGTTGTGGTGGAAGTCGTGGAAGGACAGGTGGGCGAGGACGGCACGCCGCTGCTCTACCATTCGGGGGCCTACAGCCAGCCCGTGCCTCTCGACTACGAAATCTAG
- the glnA gene encoding type I glutamate--ammonia ligase has translation MDRQQEFVLRTIEERDVRFVRLWFTDVVGSLKSVALAPAEVEGAFEEGLGFDGSAIEGLARVFESDMLAQPDPSTFQILPWRGETEQTSRMYCDILTPDGEPSAADPRNVLKRTLAKAADMGFTCYTHPEIEFYLLKSQEPGPDGSPVPVDEGGYFDHVPGGVAQDFRRTAVTMLESVGISVEFSHHEAGPGQNEIDLRYADALQTADNIMTFRTVIKEVALQQGTYATFMPKPFTAHPGSGMHTHFSLFEGDTNAFYEAGAEFQLSKTAKQFIAGILKHAPEFTAVTNQFVNSYKRLWGGGEAPSYLSWGHNNRSALVRVPLYKPGKGQSARIEYRGIDSAANPYLAYAVLLGAGLKGIEEGYEIPAAAEDDIWSLSSAERRAMGHDPLPASLHDAIRAMEDSELMPQILGEQVFEYFLRNKRAEWQDYRLQVTPYELQRNLGIL, from the coding sequence ATGGACCGCCAGCAAGAGTTTGTCCTGCGGACGATCGAAGAGCGAGATGTACGGTTCGTGCGTCTGTGGTTCACGGATGTCGTGGGTTCACTCAAGTCTGTTGCGCTTGCCCCCGCCGAAGTCGAGGGTGCCTTCGAAGAAGGCCTGGGCTTCGACGGTTCTGCGATCGAGGGCTTGGCCCGAGTGTTCGAATCGGACATGCTGGCGCAGCCGGACCCCTCCACGTTCCAGATCCTGCCGTGGCGCGGGGAGACCGAACAGACGTCGCGCATGTACTGCGACATTTTGACCCCCGACGGCGAACCCTCCGCGGCGGACCCCCGTAACGTCCTGAAGCGCACCCTCGCCAAAGCGGCCGACATGGGCTTCACCTGCTACACCCACCCCGAGATTGAGTTCTACCTGCTGAAATCGCAGGAGCCTGGCCCGGATGGTTCGCCCGTCCCCGTCGACGAGGGCGGCTACTTCGACCACGTGCCCGGCGGCGTCGCACAGGATTTCCGCCGCACCGCCGTCACCATGCTCGAATCCGTAGGGATCTCCGTCGAGTTCAGCCACCACGAAGCCGGTCCGGGCCAGAACGAGATCGATCTGCGTTACGCGGATGCCCTGCAGACTGCGGACAACATCATGACCTTCCGCACCGTCATCAAGGAAGTCGCCCTCCAGCAGGGCACCTACGCCACCTTCATGCCGAAACCGTTCACGGCCCACCCGGGTTCGGGCATGCACACGCACTTCTCGCTGTTCGAAGGCGACACTAACGCCTTTTACGAAGCCGGTGCGGAATTCCAGCTGTCAAAGACCGCCAAACAGTTCATCGCGGGCATCCTCAAGCACGCCCCCGAATTCACGGCGGTGACCAACCAGTTCGTGAACTCGTACAAGCGGCTGTGGGGCGGCGGCGAAGCGCCGAGTTACCTGAGCTGGGGCCACAACAACCGTTCCGCGCTGGTGCGCGTCCCGCTGTACAAGCCGGGCAAGGGCCAGTCCGCACGCATTGAATACCGCGGCATCGATTCCGCCGCCAACCCCTACCTCGCCTACGCGGTGCTGCTGGGTGCTGGTCTCAAGGGCATCGAAGAGGGCTACGAGATTCCTGCAGCCGCCGAGGACGATATCTGGTCGCTGAGCTCGGCCGAGCGCCGGGCCATGGGACACGATCCGCTGCCTGCCAGCCTGCATGACGCGATCAGGGCCATGGAGGATTCGGAACTCATGCCGCAGATCCTTGGCGAGCAGGTCTTCGAGTACTTCCTGCGCAACAAGCGCGCCGAATGGCAGGACTACCGTCTCCAGGTGACGCCCTACGAGCTGCAGCGTAATCTCGGCATCCTGTAG